The stretch of DNA GATCTCCTTAGCTTGGGCTTTCAGGTCCGCCGCCTTGAGGCCGCCGGCATAGACCGCGGTCTGGGAATGATCGGAGAGCCCCATGTATTCGAAGCCCAAGCGCTCGGCTTCTTGACCCATCTCCAAAATCGGCGCCGATCCGTCGCTCCAATCGGAGTGGACATGGAAGATCCCGCGCAAATCTTTTTCCTGGATCAGAGCAGGAAAGGGCTGCTTGGCGGCGTACTCGATCTCGCCCATGGCCTCGCGGGCCTCGGGCGGGATGAAGTGCAAACCCAGCGCCCGATAGATGTCCTCCTCGCTCTTGCAAGGCGTCGGCTTCTCGCCCTTGAAGAGGCCGTACTCGTTGAGCTTGAGACCCCGGTTCTTGGCGATGCCGCGGAGCAGGGTGTTGTGCTCCTTGCTGCCGGTGAAATAAAGCCAGGCGAAAGGAAATTCCTTTTCGCTCACCATCCGCAGGTCGACTTGGAGGCCGGTGGCCAGCCGGACGCTGACCTTGGTCGGGCCCGAGGCTAAAATTTCCTGGACTCCGGGCTGCTTCTCCCAGCGCTCGATCAGGCCCCCGGCCGATCCCTGGACCGCCGCCAACAGATCGACGTCGGCGACCGTCTCCTTGCAGCGGCGCAGGGAGCCGCCGATCTCGGCCCGGAGGACGCCGGGCAAGCCACGGAGAAAAGCGAGCCGGGCTTTGGCTTGGTGGAGGGCATCGTCGAAGAGGAAACGGCCGGAGTGGCTGCGGAACAGCGCGATGCCTTTGAGGATGTTTTCCTGGCTCTTGGCGCCGAAGCCTTTCAAGTCGAGCAGCCGGTTTTCCTTGCAGGCGTATTCC from bacterium encodes:
- a CDS encoding helix-hairpin-helix domain-containing protein; this encodes MDKRSIVAALEEMGELLEIQGENPFKTRAYQQAAQLLQGMVDEPADLVKSGKLAELRGIGPALNQKITEMVQTGRSTYLNELRRSVPPGLLELLKIPGLGPRKAKLLHDSLGLQSLGELEYACKENRLLDLKGFGAKSQENILKGIALFRSHSGRFLFDDALHQAKARLAFLRGLPGVLRAEIGGSLRRCKETVADVDLLAAVQGSAGGLIERWEKQPGVQEILASGPTKVSVRLATGLQVDLRMVSEKEFPFAWLYFTGSKEHNTLLRGIAKNRGLKLNEYGLFKGEKPTPCKSEEDIYRALGLHFIPPEAREAMGEIEYAAKQPFPALIQEKDLRGIFHVHSDWSDGSAPILEMGQEAERLGFEYMGLSDHSQTAVYAGGLKAADLKAQAKEI